Below is a genomic region from Paenibacillus pabuli.
CCCTCGACCATTCTTCACCGAAATAATGGAACCGCCGATCTCCCTGGCTTCAGACGGACCCATGATTCTAAGCGTCATGTGTTCTGCGGTAAGCATGCCTCCGACCGTGCAACGACCATTTAGCTTAAAAATCTCCGCCTGACAATCACCCGATAGATGAAGCTCCCCTACGACTTTCATCTTCTCAGCTTTGGCATGCAGGCCAGTCCCCTGGGTTAAATCCCCACCCTCATGGTCGACAATTCGTTCAGTTAGGGTAAGGGTTCCCGTAATTTTGATATCTGTCGATTCAAGAGACCCGTTTACAACCGACGTACCCGTACATTTGAACTGATCACATACCAAGCTATCGTTGAAGGAGGAATCCCCCACGACCTTGACCTTGCCGTATACACCGCCAGCGGAGCTGCCTTCACCGATAATACTAATGTCGTTTCTCTTGTCTGATGGACTAACGATATGGTTATCCAATTCGATCACATCCCTTTTCTTTCAAATAGAGCTTAAATCCGCTGGCTGCTGCCCACCTTGGCATCCGGATCAACCTCAAGTTCGGCTGAGTATTCGACAAGCCTGATGCTGCAGCCACGGCCAATATAAACGTTGCTGCCACGAACAATATCAGCCTCTGTATCTTCCAATACGATCTCATCCCCTTCAATTAAGGATGTCTTGAAGGATGGCGTGCCGCCCAGACCGATACTTTTCCAAAAACCACTTTGTTCCTTGCGACGAATATCAATACGCTCTCCACCTATCTCTTTGGCCGACGAAGACGTATGGAGCTTGATCTCAACAATTCCTGCATTCAGAAAGCCACTAATTTTAATATTGCCCTGTACGTTCAGGGACTCACACTGTACGTCGCCTTCAATAGTGATCATGCCGCCAATATCGATGCGTTCTCCATCCACCCGTCCACGTACGGTACATTTGCCGTTTACTTCAAGCTCGGGGCTATGGAGGTCTCCATGAATGGTTGTCAGGCCATCCACACGAACACGGGAACTGTTCAAGGGGCCATTCAGCGTGCACATGCCGTTAATGGTTGCAGTTTCTGCACTCAAGGCTCCCTGCATCTTCAATGTTCCATTCACACTCAAGGAAGTACAATCCAGATTGCCGTTTACCTTAGCCATCCCATCAATGGAAACCCGGTGAAAAGCCCCACCTGCCGTTTGGCTCAAGCCTGATACATTCAGATCATTTCTCAAATGACGTTCTTCCATGTCGATTCTCCCCTTTATCCCAATTTGAGTTTCAGCTCTTCCATAAACGTGCCCAGCGGAACTCTCAGCACCACTTTGACGCCGTGATCAAAATATAGCTCTGCTCCTGCACCAATAAGCATGAATGTCGGTACACCCATCTTGCGAATAAGCAGCAGTTCACTTGCTCTGTTTGCGAATCGATAATAATGCTCCGACATGACCTCAATCAGCAATGAGCCCTCCTGACGGGTAATATCCCCGCTTAATAGCAGCTTCTCAAGCACATAAAGCATCATGATCTGCTCCAGTGCGTACATTTGCTGTTCCCGTCCTGCCTCTCTTACCAGTTCAAGCGAAGCCAATGAAACAATGTTTCGATCCATTAATTGCTCGGCTGACATTTCCACCTCACCCAATGTGGGCGAAAACACGTCTGCCAGCTCATCCAGAGACAATCCATCCTTCATATGGAGGATCTTATCGATACGCGTCAGGATCTGCTGCTTAGGAAAAAAGGTTTCCTGCCCCGTGTATGAAGACTTCCGAATAAACCATTCTTCCGGAATAAGGTTTTTCCGCTTCCAGCGGTATAACTGACCGTAGGATATCCCCGTAAGGTCCAGCAATTCTTTTTTGGAGATCAGATCATCCGTCATATATGGTCCCCCTTTGTGTTGGAAAGAGTGTAACATAACATTGTTACGTTGTGAAGTGTGGAAATCATTTTGCTCACAATTAATCTCAATTAACCGTCACCTTCTCAACTTTCTTACTGAATGCTGTCTGATTTCCAGTTGATCGTTCACTTTCCTCGCTATGAATGTTGTTGTTGCAATGGAAGGGGAATGGGTATAACCTGTGTGATAGATACGAAGGAGTCATTAACTGAGACCGCATTCCTATCAGGTCGGGACGTCTGTTGATGAATTCATGAAAGGGGTTACTTTTGTAGAGATGGCACTCATTAAATGTGATTTTTACTCTGACACGCTAGGTCTCAGCACGAGCATGCATGTTATTCTGCCACAGCAGACCCATAATCAGATTGGGATGGAGAACGTTGCTGGGAAGGGACTGCATCCAACGCTGTATTTGCTGCATGGTCTATCCGATGATGATTCCATCTGGCTGCGCCGGACATCCATTGAACGTTACGTGGCGAATCTCGGAATCGCCGTAGTGATGCCGCAGGTACACCGCAGCTTCTATACGGATATGGCCGAAGGTGGGCGTTACTGGACATTCATTAGCGAAGAGCTGCCTGCGCTGGCACGTTCCTTCTTCCCGCTGTCTTCCAAACGGGAAGACAACTATGTTGCCGGCTTGTCCATGGGTGGTTACGGAGCGTTCAAATTGGCTCTGCGCAAACCGGATCAATATGCCGCGGCAGCTAGCTTGTCGGGCGCTCTGGATATGGCTGCACATATGGATAACAAAATCCTTTCCGCATTACAGCAGGCTGAAATGGAGCGGATCTTCGGACCCGAGATCAAGGGCTCGGAGAATGACCTGCTGCATCTGCTGAAAGAGAGCCAGGCTAGTCAGGCACCACGTCCACTCCTCTATCAATGCTGCGGTACGGAAGATTTCCTGTATGAAGAGAATCAGTCCTTCCGCAACGCTTGTGCACAGACCGATTTTCAACTGACCTATGAAGAAGAACCCGGCGGACATGACTGGGCTTACTGGGATGAGAAGATTCAAAATGTGCTGCGATGGCTGCCTTTACAATCATCTAAAGAAAGTTAGAGGATTTACAGGTTACATGCACTCCATATTCCCTTAATTTTCGCTGTACAAAAACGTTTATTAAAGATTTTATATTTCTGGATTCGCTTTACCCGCTTTTCTACTTAAGAAGAGCGGGTATTTGTCGTGGGATATATGAGACACAAGAACTACACCATACTTCACATTCCTCCTAATGTCTCATATACTTACTGCTAGTAAGTCATTAGTATCAATTGATTCTCGGTGTTAAATGTATCCAAAGCACCATAACATAAAAATGTTATTATGACGAAGATATAAGATGAGCCATATTAACTAATAAAATTAAACCGAATACATTTAATACACACTCTATATTTAAGTTATCTAGCATCTCTTTCTTTTCTAAAAATGAGAGAAGCCCATACATATATTACATAAAAATCGGGGGAAGTCTGAATGGAGTTTAAGGATTACGATGACTTAGTCGGGAATCATTTAAAACAAAATATTACAGATGTTAGAGGTGTACTTCTAATAGCCAAAGGCACTCTTCTCCTTCCAGAACATATCGACAAACTAAAAAAATTCAACATTCATATTCTGGATGTAGAGTCGGCATTGGAAGTTAACGAAGAGGATGGGGAAACGGATGATAAGATCAACTTGCAAAACCAAGACAATATCGATCAGCCTCGTATACATTTTCCATCGATCCCAACTAAAGAGCTTATTCAGCGAACGGAGTCCTATCTTAAGGGGATGAAAGACAGCCTCGAACTAAGCGGAACAGTGGATATTGAGGAAGTTGAAGATAAATTAACTTCGGTTATCATGGACA
It encodes:
- a CDS encoding polymer-forming cytoskeletal protein, whose protein sequence is MEERHLRNDLNVSGLSQTAGGAFHRVSIDGMAKVNGNLDCTSLSVNGTLKMQGALSAETATINGMCTLNGPLNSSRVRVDGLTTIHGDLHSPELEVNGKCTVRGRVDGERIDIGGMITIEGDVQCESLNVQGNIKISGFLNAGIVEIKLHTSSSAKEIGGERIDIRRKEQSGFWKSIGLGGTPSFKTSLIEGDEIVLEDTEADIVRGSNVYIGRGCSIRLVEYSAELEVDPDAKVGSSQRI
- a CDS encoding YhbD family protein, translating into MTDDLISKKELLDLTGISYGQLYRWKRKNLIPEEWFIRKSSYTGQETFFPKQQILTRIDKILHMKDGLSLDELADVFSPTLGEVEMSAEQLMDRNIVSLASLELVREAGREQQMYALEQIMMLYVLEKLLLSGDITRQEGSLLIEVMSEHYYRFANRASELLLIRKMGVPTFMLIGAGAELYFDHGVKVVLRVPLGTFMEELKLKLG
- a CDS encoding alpha/beta hydrolase, which gives rise to MALIKCDFYSDTLGLSTSMHVILPQQTHNQIGMENVAGKGLHPTLYLLHGLSDDDSIWLRRTSIERYVANLGIAVVMPQVHRSFYTDMAEGGRYWTFISEELPALARSFFPLSSKREDNYVAGLSMGGYGAFKLALRKPDQYAAAASLSGALDMAAHMDNKILSALQQAEMERIFGPEIKGSENDLLHLLKESQASQAPRPLLYQCCGTEDFLYEENQSFRNACAQTDFQLTYEEEPGGHDWAYWDEKIQNVLRWLPLQSSKES